A single Plasmodium yoelii strain 17X genome assembly, chromosome: 10 DNA region contains:
- a CDS encoding fam-a protein: MNKFYIQIVFFLLIIPLYVNNKTLATELSPKKDTKHKSKKNKKRYTYDNTQEIYEKNKHLLYTDIKETKNACKVMKEALRQLEYHVTNTVDYGLYNIYYTDYMLFDDIKYQYNTNVEKKQYIVDNPNKYNKIINKYWNPDHANLFNDDNVKRKIVRVYNPNLVIIQQRSKTWPWSRQKYFYAIAAKFKISENKIIIVMSSANINDNNCKNKRNFENIIVKNANLFEANIDSEDDIRNGKLKKIFVNLSGHIIEKKTDRIYVGEHGSI; the protein is encoded by the exons ATGAAtaagttttatattcaaattgttTTCTTTCTTTTAATCATCCCCCTAtatgtgaataataaaaccCTTGCAACCGAGCTTTCTCCAAAAAAAGATACAAAAcacaaatcaaaaaaaaataaaaaacgtTATAC CTATGATAATACAcaagaaatatatgaaaaaaacaagcACCTATTATATACCGATATCAAAGAAACTAAAAATGCATGCAAAGTTATGAAAGAAGCTTTAAGACAATTAGAATATCATGTTACAAATACAGTTGATTATggattatataatatatattatactgaCTATATGCTTTTtgatgatataaaatatcaatataatacaaatgttgaaaaaaaacaatatatagtTGATAATCCGAATAAG tataataaaataataaacaagtaTTGGAATCCCGATCATGCCAATTTGTTCAATGATGATAATGTTAAAA GAAAAATTGTCCGTGTATACAATCCAAATTTAGTAATTATACAACAACGTTCCAAAACATGGCCATGGTCTCGtcagaaatatttttatgctatTGCTGCAAAATTTAAA atatcagaaaacaaaattataattgtCATGAGCTcagcaaatataaatgataacaactgtaaaaataaaagaaattttgaaaacataatagtaaaaaatgcaaatttATTCGAAGCTAACATTGATTCTGAAGATGATATTAGaaatggaaaattaaaaaaaatttttgttAACTTAAGTGGACacattattgaaaaaaaaacggaCCGTATTTAT gTTGGTGAACATGGTTCCATTTAA
- a CDS encoding fam-a protein has product MNIFFVQIVLFLLIISLCVNKNTLATELIPKKDKKHKSNKFTKHKPKKNKKCYPTYDNTKEIYQKNKHLLYIDTEETIKACKFMNDALKQLEHHATSKGYTICGGIPSENKVFYKKKHRGHTKILKAEYLIYDPNQYNELLNKIWNPDSDLYLNNYAVKKKIVRVYSPNLVMIQQRCKKHPWSLRKYFYALAAKFKISENKAIVVMASANIIDHNRKNKKYFENKMVKSANLFQAEIDSEDDIRNGKIKKAFVNLIGYIVDEHGSI; this is encoded by the exons atgaatatattttttgttcaaattgttttatttcttttaataatcTCCCTATGTGTGAATAAGAACACCCTTGCAACTGAACTTATTccaaaaaaagataaaaaacacaaatcaaacaaatttacaaaacacaaaccaaaaaaaaataaaaaatgttatccTAC ctatgataatacaaaagaaatatatcaaaaaaacaaGCACCTGTTATATATCGATACCGAAGAAACTATAAAAGCGTGCAAATTTATGAATGACGCTTTAAAACAGTTAGAACATCATGCTACAAGTAAAGGCTATACAATTTGTGGCGGAATTCCTTCTGAGAATAaagttttttataaaaaaaaacatcgaGGTCATACAAAAATTCTAAAAGCTGAATATCTAATTTATGATCCGAATCAA tataatgaactattaaacaaaatatgGAATCCCGATAGTGAcctatatttaaataattacgctgttaaaa aaaaaattgtCCGTGTGTACAGTCCAAATTTAGTAATGATACAACAACGTTGCAAAAAACACCCGTGGTCTCTtcgtaaatatttttatgctttaGCTGCAAAATTTAAA ataTCAGAAAACAAAGCTATAGTTGTCATGGCTTCAGCAAATATAATTGATCACAAccgtaaaaataaaaaatattttgaaaacaaAATGGTAAAAAGTGCAAATTTATTCCAAGCTGAAATTGATTCTGAAGATGATATtagaaatggaaaaataaaaaaagcgTTTGTTAACTTAATTGGATACATT gTTGATGAACATGGTtccatttaa
- a CDS encoding PIR protein, protein MDYDLCNRFSIVFEHYPDELNSSEEYDIHHIAGIRDYCPKGDSTYNECITELDKINAACLWLFNKNIAYRFDELSNEQFKAFIIYIMIWLNHKLNLNKDDKTNLNNLYTNYIENDENYINCKDNGKDCSSTLKENTGYNNFKDAIFKNMDLLNINFEDISKFYEAFKLLCKIPTESKEDKLDCKEYLGYANNIVGKFNELNRNSSISGDSSYSKVWSTLSTDYENFKKDYTGINCGDIPSFPSIKITQNHLQSSDVTSSSLSIVKKLILALSIFSAITIFLGIFYKFSLFVLRKRAQKQHLREKLKK, encoded by the exons TGTAATAGGTTTTCTATAGTATTTGAACATTATCCCGATGAATTAAACAGTTCTGAAGAATATGATATTCATCATATAGCAGGTATTAGGGATTACTGCCCTAAAGGGGATTCAACATACAATGAATGCATTACTGAActcgataaaataaatgctgCATGCTTATGGTTgttcaataaaaatattgctTATAGGTTTGATGAATTAAGTAATGAACAGTTTAAagcatttattatatacattatgatatggttaaatCATAAGTTAAACCTAAATAAAGATGACAAAACCAACctaaataatttgtatactaattatatagaaaatgatgAGAATTATATCAATTGTAAAGATAATGGTAAAGATTGTAGTAGTACATTAAAAGAAAACACgggatataataattttaaggatgccatatttaaaaatatggatttgTTGAACATTAATTTTGaagatatatctaaattttatgaagcatttaaattattatgtaaaataCCTACTGAATCTAAAGAAGACAAGCTAGATTGCAAGGAATATTTGGGATATGCAAATAACATTGTTGGCAAATTTAATGAACTTAATAGAAATTCTAGCATTAGTGGAGACAGTTCATATAGTAAAGTATGGTCTACtttatcaactgattatgaaaattttaaaaaggaCTATACTGGTATTAATTGCGGGGATATTCCATCGTTTCCATCGATAAAAATAACACAAAATCACTTACAAAGTTCTGATGTTACATCATCAAGCTTGTCgatagtaaaaaaattaattctaGCTTTATCAATATTCAGTGCAATAACAATCTTTTTgggaattttttataag ttttCGTTATTTGTATTACGGAAAAGagctcaaaaacaacatttaagagaaaagctaaaaaagtaa